Proteins encoded within one genomic window of Pararhizobium capsulatum DSM 1112:
- a CDS encoding zinc-dependent alcohol dehydrogenase family protein: MTTMKALVLENHGTEFRVAQIARPTAAEGQVLVRVKASGVNPLDTKIRAGAAAHARHPLPAILGIDLAGVVEEVGAGVTGFRRGDEVYGMTGGVGGVQGSLAEFAAVDARLLAIKPSHLSMREAAALPLIFITAWEGLVDRVGIRSGQKVLVLGGGGGVGHVAVQIAKSFGADVYAVDGARKADYIKSLDATPIDYATETVEDYVAKYTQGRGFDVVYDTIGGAGLDTAFKAVARFGHVVSCLGWGTHALAPLSFKAATYSGVFTLIPLLTGEGREHHGDIMREATRLAENGQLMPRLDGRSFTLENVMAAHELIEGGKVDGKLVVDIA; encoded by the coding sequence ATGACCACGATGAAAGCATTAGTTCTCGAAAATCACGGCACCGAATTCCGAGTCGCGCAGATCGCACGACCAACTGCGGCCGAAGGTCAGGTGCTCGTCCGCGTAAAGGCGAGCGGCGTGAATCCCCTGGACACGAAAATCCGGGCAGGAGCAGCCGCTCATGCCCGGCACCCGCTCCCCGCTATCCTTGGTATCGACCTGGCTGGGGTCGTCGAGGAAGTCGGCGCAGGCGTGACCGGATTTCGCCGCGGTGACGAGGTCTACGGCATGACAGGCGGAGTGGGCGGCGTTCAAGGTTCGCTGGCAGAATTTGCGGCCGTCGATGCACGGTTGCTGGCTATCAAGCCATCTCACCTTTCCATGCGTGAGGCGGCCGCTCTACCCCTCATCTTCATCACTGCGTGGGAAGGCCTTGTGGATCGCGTCGGCATCCGGTCTGGCCAGAAGGTACTCGTTCTCGGTGGCGGCGGCGGGGTCGGACACGTAGCAGTCCAGATTGCCAAATCGTTTGGCGCGGATGTCTATGCTGTCGATGGCGCGCGCAAGGCTGACTACATCAAGAGCCTCGATGCGACGCCGATCGATTACGCCACGGAGACCGTCGAGGATTATGTCGCCAAGTACACGCAGGGACGAGGTTTCGACGTCGTCTACGACACCATTGGCGGCGCTGGACTGGACACCGCGTTCAAGGCGGTCGCCCGCTTCGGGCACGTCGTGAGCTGCCTCGGCTGGGGCACGCACGCTCTCGCCCCGCTCTCATTCAAGGCCGCGACATACTCCGGAGTATTCACGCTGATACCGCTCCTCACTGGCGAAGGCCGCGAACATCACGGGGATATCATGAGGGAAGCGACGCGCCTTGCGGAAAATGGTCAGTTGATGCCGCGTCTCGATGGTCGGTCCTTCACCCTCGAGAATGTGATGGCGGCTCACGAGTTGATTGAAGGTGGCAAGGTTGACGGAAAGCTCGTCGTCGACATCGCGTAA
- a CDS encoding trans-sulfuration enzyme family protein, whose translation MKDLTHCVVTPSVKTEGFVPLGIGVHRASTIAFQTAEDYADRGKRGPDGYSYGLYGTPTTRTLEAKLTALEKGARTFLVPSGQAANTIAMLPFLKAGDKVLIADSVYPPVRDFANMELVRFGIEVVYYDPVDPSDLEAKINARTKIVWCESPGSTTMEIQDLPTITDIAHRHGALVGCDNTWATPLNYKPLTLGADIVTEGLTKYISGHSDVLLGSLTVRDEKLTAPIRSVLGRMGISVSPDDASLVLRGFETLGVRMNHASQGALQLIERMQAADIVERVIHPALPTDPGYSVWKRDFHGASGVFGVVFKQGLSDRVSPALNVLKTFAIGASWGGTRSLVAPMPVKAYRTVRRWDADDLVLRISVGLEDHQDLVDDIEALLAEISR comes from the coding sequence ATGAAGGACCTTACCCACTGTGTCGTTACACCAAGCGTAAAAACCGAGGGATTCGTACCGCTGGGGATCGGAGTGCACCGTGCGTCGACGATCGCCTTCCAGACGGCGGAGGACTACGCTGACCGAGGAAAACGGGGACCTGACGGCTACAGCTACGGTCTCTACGGGACGCCGACAACCAGAACACTCGAGGCAAAACTGACAGCTCTCGAGAAGGGCGCTAGAACTTTCCTTGTACCCTCTGGACAGGCGGCCAACACGATTGCGATGCTTCCATTTCTCAAGGCTGGCGACAAGGTCCTCATTGCAGATTCCGTGTACCCTCCGGTGCGCGATTTCGCCAACATGGAACTGGTCCGCTTCGGCATTGAGGTTGTCTACTACGATCCTGTCGACCCATCTGATCTCGAGGCCAAAATCAACGCCAGAACCAAGATCGTCTGGTGCGAATCTCCAGGTTCTACGACAATGGAAATCCAGGACCTTCCCACTATCACGGACATAGCTCATCGGCATGGAGCACTGGTTGGCTGCGACAACACCTGGGCGACACCGCTGAACTACAAGCCTCTGACGCTTGGAGCAGACATCGTCACAGAGGGCCTAACCAAATACATCTCGGGTCATTCCGACGTACTGCTGGGATCGTTGACGGTCCGTGATGAGAAGCTAACGGCTCCAATACGATCAGTGCTCGGGCGGATGGGTATCTCAGTGTCTCCGGACGACGCCTCGCTGGTACTGAGAGGATTCGAAACACTGGGCGTCCGCATGAATCATGCAAGTCAAGGCGCGCTTCAGTTGATCGAGAGAATGCAGGCAGCGGATATCGTGGAACGCGTAATCCATCCAGCGCTGCCGACCGATCCCGGATACTCCGTTTGGAAGAGGGACTTTCATGGGGCATCAGGTGTCTTTGGCGTCGTTTTCAAACAAGGCCTGTCCGATCGGGTCTCACCTGCTCTCAATGTGCTCAAGACATTTGCGATAGGAGCATCGTGGGGCGGGACACGCAGTCTCGTCGCACCAATGCCCGTCAAGGCGTACCGGACGGTGCGGAGATGGGATGCAGACGATCTCGTCTTGCGCATAAGCGTCGGCCTTGAAGATCATCAGGACCTTGTCGATGATATCGAAGCGCTTCTGGCAGAGATTTCCAGATAG
- a CDS encoding LysR family transcriptional regulator, whose product MGALSPAELAAFAAVAEYGGFRAAARRSGLSPSALSHSVASLESRLNVQLFHRSTRNVSLTDAGKHFFARLRPALVEIADAADELGEFTSKPSGTLRINADATAAEQVLAPLVLEFMAAFPDVRVEIVSERRLVDIAENGFDCGIRSSEIISEDMVAIPVGPMQQHIVVAAPSYVAGRPPLRSPAELRGHRCIQLRMPGGSLYRWEFERRGEALVVETNGGLVLDNSRLILAAAVHGYGLAYLTKWMASAALEAGALVELLGEWTPPYPGLHLYYPRHRHLSASMRALVSFLRDRNQRR is encoded by the coding sequence GTGGGCGCGCTGTCGCCAGCGGAGTTGGCGGCTTTCGCAGCGGTTGCCGAGTACGGTGGATTCCGGGCGGCCGCTCGACGCAGCGGCCTCAGTCCTTCGGCTCTCAGCCACAGTGTCGCGAGCTTGGAGAGCCGCCTCAATGTGCAGCTCTTCCATCGCTCCACCCGCAACGTATCGCTCACCGACGCAGGCAAGCATTTCTTCGCCAGACTTCGCCCGGCACTCGTTGAGATCGCCGACGCCGCGGACGAGCTGGGTGAATTCACTTCCAAGCCTTCCGGGACGTTGCGGATCAACGCGGATGCAACGGCTGCAGAGCAGGTGCTGGCACCATTGGTGCTCGAATTCATGGCCGCGTTTCCCGACGTGCGCGTCGAAATCGTCAGCGAGCGCCGACTCGTGGACATCGCCGAAAACGGGTTCGATTGCGGCATCCGTTCCAGCGAGATTATCTCGGAGGACATGGTGGCAATCCCGGTCGGGCCGATGCAGCAGCATATCGTCGTCGCCGCACCGTCGTATGTTGCAGGCCGTCCTCCATTGCGATCGCCGGCCGAGTTGAGGGGCCATCGTTGCATCCAGCTTCGTATGCCGGGAGGCAGCCTGTACCGCTGGGAGTTCGAAAGGCGGGGAGAGGCACTCGTCGTCGAGACGAACGGCGGCCTAGTCCTAGACAATTCAAGGCTCATTCTGGCGGCGGCAGTCCACGGTTACGGCCTGGCTTACTTGACGAAGTGGATGGCCTCCGCCGCTCTTGAAGCTGGCGCCTTGGTCGAACTGCTGGGAGAATGGACGCCACCTTATCCAGGCCTCCATCTCTATTACCCAAGACACCGACATCTCAGTGCCTCCATGCGGGCCTTAGTTTCGTTCCTGCGCGATCGCAACCAACGACGATGA
- a CDS encoding SDR family NAD(P)-dependent oxidoreductase has product MSQQIPFGFTSTASEVLAGVDLTGKTMIVTGGASGIGIETVKSLAAAGASVTIAARRVDASEEVAKGLRAETGNSKIEVRPLDVADLNSVQKFADDWDKPIHALVNNAGIMMVPELERTAEGCELQFGTNFLGHFALTMGLRRQLAAANGARVVSVSSTGSLFGPVIWDDPHFHFTQYNPLLGYAQSKTACILLSVGIKERWASDGIVSNALNPGAIATNLQRHTGGLKTPEHLRKNPQQGAATSVLLAASPLVEGVNGRYFDNCQEAPLIARRPEGRLEGVAPYALDSANADRLWEMALRIMGEPK; this is encoded by the coding sequence ATGTCCCAGCAAATCCCATTCGGCTTTACCTCGACCGCATCGGAGGTTCTCGCCGGTGTCGACCTGACCGGCAAGACCATGATCGTAACCGGCGGGGCCAGCGGCATCGGCATCGAAACGGTAAAGAGCCTGGCCGCCGCCGGTGCGTCCGTAACCATTGCTGCGAGGCGCGTTGACGCCTCGGAAGAAGTCGCAAAGGGCTTGAGGGCGGAGACCGGAAATTCGAAGATTGAAGTCCGCCCACTCGATGTCGCTGACTTGAATTCTGTACAGAAGTTCGCCGACGACTGGGACAAACCGATCCACGCCCTTGTCAACAATGCTGGCATCATGATGGTGCCGGAGCTGGAACGAACCGCAGAAGGCTGCGAGCTGCAGTTCGGAACGAACTTCCTCGGCCACTTCGCGTTGACGATGGGGCTGCGTCGCCAGCTTGCCGCCGCCAATGGAGCACGCGTGGTATCCGTCAGTTCGACAGGCAGCCTCTTCGGCCCGGTCATTTGGGACGATCCCCATTTTCATTTCACCCAGTACAACCCGCTTCTGGGTTATGCCCAGTCGAAGACTGCCTGCATACTGCTGTCGGTTGGCATCAAGGAGCGCTGGGCATCTGACGGCATCGTCTCGAATGCCCTCAATCCCGGGGCCATCGCGACAAACCTCCAGCGACACACGGGCGGACTCAAGACGCCCGAGCATCTTCGCAAGAACCCTCAGCAAGGCGCCGCGACATCCGTCCTGCTAGCCGCCTCGCCGCTTGTCGAGGGCGTCAACGGTCGATATTTCGACAACTGCCAGGAAGCGCCGCTGATCGCGCGCCGACCGGAGGGAAGGCTCGAAGGTGTTGCGCCTTACGCGCTCGACAGCGCCAATGCGGACCGGCTTTGGGAGATGGCATTGCGGATCATGGGAGAGCCAAAATGA
- a CDS encoding NAD(P)-dependent oxidoreductase, whose protein sequence is MSDPLRVGFIGLGDQGAPMAAAIAAKFDLHVWARRAVSFEALGNARHVREKDPVELAANVDLLCLCLRGDSDLHDLLTDRSLLQALGKGATIVNHATGDPAETETFERITEELGVHFLDAPVSGGRPGAEARSLTCFVGGRAEALDASRPVIECHSTHIFSMGPVGSGQMAKLCNNALTVSNLRNIVEVFAMAEKLGVSLEGLRDAFEHSSGGSFILQALGTKVTAGNAAHIAELNRTDVDEFAAAMRRKGVDPTAVLEWAIKGPDGLEALVQRLQ, encoded by the coding sequence ATGAGCGACCCCCTTCGCGTAGGATTCATCGGCCTCGGCGACCAGGGTGCGCCGATGGCTGCTGCGATCGCTGCCAAGTTCGATTTACACGTCTGGGCGAGACGTGCAGTCTCGTTCGAGGCTCTTGGCAACGCTCGGCACGTAAGAGAGAAAGACCCTGTCGAACTTGCTGCAAACGTCGACCTGCTATGCCTCTGCCTGCGTGGCGATAGCGATTTGCATGACCTCTTAACTGACCGTTCGTTGCTCCAGGCGTTGGGCAAAGGGGCGACCATCGTGAACCATGCAACCGGCGATCCCGCTGAAACCGAGACCTTTGAACGTATCACTGAGGAGCTCGGCGTGCACTTTCTCGATGCGCCCGTCAGTGGTGGGCGACCTGGTGCGGAAGCGCGGTCGCTAACCTGCTTTGTCGGAGGGCGCGCTGAGGCACTTGACGCAAGCCGACCTGTTATCGAGTGCCATAGCACTCATATCTTCTCAATGGGTCCGGTCGGTTCAGGCCAAATGGCGAAGCTCTGTAACAACGCTCTTACAGTTTCGAACCTGCGTAACATCGTCGAGGTGTTCGCGATGGCGGAGAAGCTGGGCGTCTCCTTGGAGGGCCTCCGCGACGCGTTCGAGCACAGCAGCGGCGGAAGCTTCATCCTGCAGGCTCTGGGTACCAAGGTGACGGCGGGCAACGCAGCACATATAGCCGAGTTGAACCGGACGGACGTCGACGAATTCGCAGCAGCGATGCGCCGGAAAGGCGTGGATCCGACGGCGGTCCTGGAATGGGCGATCAAAGGCCCCGACGGATTGGAGGCGCTGGTCCAGCGTCTGCAGTAA
- a CDS encoding carboxymuconolactone decarboxylase family protein, which produces MSMIDWNSYHQQVLAGVAELAALSPDVIRGYQAIGGAARKTNLLGTKVNELIALAAAVSLRCDGCIVVHTEAALKAGATREEIAEALGTAIGVNAGAGLVYSTRVMDAVKSKTS; this is translated from the coding sequence ATGTCTATGATCGATTGGAATTCTTATCACCAGCAGGTGCTTGCAGGAGTAGCCGAACTAGCCGCACTGAGTCCGGATGTGATCAGGGGTTATCAGGCGATCGGCGGCGCGGCGCGCAAAACCAATCTGCTGGGTACCAAGGTCAACGAACTGATCGCTCTGGCGGCTGCGGTCTCGTTGCGCTGCGATGGCTGCATCGTTGTGCACACCGAGGCCGCGCTCAAGGCGGGCGCCACGCGTGAAGAGATCGCCGAAGCGCTCGGGACGGCGATTGGTGTCAACGCTGGCGCAGGGCTCGTTTATTCCACGCGGGTGATGGATGCTGTCAAGTCAAAGACTTCATGA
- a CDS encoding quinone oxidoreductase family protein, with the protein MSEKMRALVLDTPGGPEVLQVRDIPKPRIERPQEVLIKVAAAGINPADWQNRKSGQRPDPDADAGSPTILGIDGVGVVEDIGDAVENVAIGDEVWYIDGGYPGNPGSYAEYKVIHGGYVSRKPKNLDFVQAAALPVVGLTAWEAVFDKGRVNPGDHVLVHGGAGGLGHIAIQYLSAIGARTATTVSSEAKAALALKLGADLAILYRTEDVGSALKSWSGKDGADVVFDFVGHDNFARSFGHVAPYGRLVNTVVSNWPSGGNGFAEWRNLDISFVNIGLPQVARDHQRRLRQVRVLNEISERADQGTLRAHIDRVVSFEGVGEAQRALEAGETLGRVVLKI; encoded by the coding sequence ATGTCTGAGAAGATGCGTGCGTTGGTCCTGGATACCCCAGGCGGACCTGAAGTCCTGCAGGTGCGGGACATACCCAAGCCGAGAATCGAGAGACCACAGGAAGTTCTCATCAAGGTGGCCGCAGCCGGGATTAATCCGGCCGATTGGCAGAATCGAAAGAGTGGACAGAGGCCGGATCCCGATGCAGACGCGGGATCGCCGACAATCCTAGGCATCGACGGCGTTGGCGTTGTTGAGGATATCGGCGACGCTGTCGAGAATGTCGCGATCGGGGACGAAGTCTGGTACATCGACGGCGGCTATCCCGGCAACCCGGGCAGCTACGCGGAGTACAAGGTGATCCATGGTGGGTACGTTTCGCGAAAGCCGAAGAACCTCGATTTCGTCCAGGCTGCCGCGCTCCCTGTGGTCGGCCTGACCGCGTGGGAAGCCGTCTTCGACAAGGGGAGGGTCAATCCGGGCGATCACGTGCTGGTGCACGGTGGAGCGGGCGGCCTTGGCCACATCGCCATACAGTACCTTTCGGCCATCGGGGCGCGGACGGCTACTACTGTTTCAAGTGAGGCAAAAGCCGCCCTCGCGCTGAAGCTGGGTGCCGACCTGGCAATCCTTTATCGGACGGAAGACGTCGGCTCGGCACTGAAGTCCTGGAGTGGCAAGGACGGCGCCGATGTCGTGTTCGACTTTGTCGGACATGACAACTTCGCGCGAAGCTTCGGCCACGTCGCGCCATATGGCCGCCTGGTGAACACCGTGGTCTCCAATTGGCCGAGCGGCGGAAACGGGTTCGCGGAATGGCGAAACCTGGACATCTCGTTCGTCAATATCGGCCTGCCGCAGGTCGCCCGCGACCATCAGCGTAGACTGAGACAAGTCCGCGTTCTCAACGAGATATCCGAAAGGGCCGACCAGGGCACGCTTCGTGCCCATATCGACCGGGTTGTCTCATTCGAGGGGGTGGGCGAAGCCCAGAGGGCACTGGAGGCCGGAGAAACCTTGGGGCGAGTGGTGTTGAAAATTTGA